The DNA segment CGATTATCGATACAGCTTATAAAGCCGGAATCAGGGTTTTTGAATTTACCAATAGGGGAGAACAAGCGGATCAGATTTTCTCACAATTGATAAAAGTAGTGAGGAAAAATTATCCTGAATTAGCTTTGGGTATTGGATCAATTGTCGATGAAATTACAGCGGGAATATTTATTCAGAATGGTGCTGACTTTATCGTTTCTCCACTTTTTAACCCTGCTATTGCTAAGATTTGTAATCGAAGAAAAATTGCTTGGTTTCCGGGGTGTACAACAGTATCAGAAATATCAAATGCCCATGAATGTGGAGCAGAAGTAGTGAAAATTTTTCCTGCCAATAGTTTTGATGCTAAGAGCTTTATTAAGGGAGTTAAAGCACCTATGCCATGGACAGAAGTGATGCCAACAGGTGGTGTTTCCCCAACGGTAGAAAATATTAAAAGTTGGTTGGATGTAGGCGTAAGTTGTGTAGGAATTGGAGACAAACTTATTGTTAAAAATGACGATAGCACTTACGATCTGGAAGCTACCTATGTACGTCTAAAGTCACTTATGGAATTTGTCTCTGATTATAGAGGTATGACTTTGGGCATAACAGTGTAAGTAGATCCTATCTATTTTTTGAAAAACTTCACGAAGAAATAAAGAACTCAAGATGATGAATAAAGTACTAATGGTGCACCCCACAGACAATGTGATGGTCGCACTAAAAGATTTAGAAATCGCTGAAAATATTGAATTTGAAGGTCAAAAGATCACAACGACAAGTCCGGTAAAAAGTAAATTCAA comes from the Flammeovirga agarivorans genome and includes:
- a CDS encoding bifunctional 4-hydroxy-2-oxoglutarate aldolase/2-dehydro-3-deoxy-phosphogluconate aldolase, whose amino-acid sequence is MAKFSRIDVVSKMKTTVIVPVFYNGDIETTLTIIDTAYKAGIRVFEFTNRGEQADQIFSQLIKVVRKNYPELALGIGSIVDEITAGIFIQNGADFIVSPLFNPAIAKICNRRKIAWFPGCTTVSEISNAHECGAEVVKIFPANSFDAKSFIKGVKAPMPWTEVMPTGGVSPTVENIKSWLDVGVSCVGIGDKLIVKNDDSTYDLEATYVRLKSLMEFVSDYRGMTLGITV